The sequence TTCTCTCATGACTTGGCATCACCCATATCAGTCAAGACATTTCCATATACCAAGAGCTATACATTATCAAATCGAAATGAAATATACAGCCATTTGATCACTCAGAAAAATTTGGCAGCGTTCTAAAATTCATATttctaagaaaaaataaaatagtgGACTTGTACATCAGTCTGATTGATGGATTCCATTCACGTTTCAAGTCTCGTTATCATTTCTGCTTATCattttttatgtatgtttatcGACGATAGGAATAGCCACAATAGCCACTTAAGTCCTCGAGTCCAATTCAGCAACACCTGTTTCGAATCCAAGTTCGTAGCTTTTGAACATTCATTGTCATTCGTTGCCTGAAGGTTCGTTATAACTGGAAAGTTCGCATATATTGATTCAAATGATTCTCTCACGCGCAAAATACTGATGTCCTGATAATTAGTACATGATTTGGTCTACCTGTTCAAATgcactgtagtagtagtagttgtagtagtagtagtaataatagtagtagtagtaggtagtagtagtagtaataatagtagtagtagtagtaataatagtagtagtagtagtatagtatagtagtagtagtagtcgtagtagtagtagtatagtagtagtagtaataatagtagtagtagtagtggtggtagtagtagtagtggtggtggtagtagtagtagtatagtagtagtagtaataatagtagtagtagttagtagtagtagtagaagtagtagtagtagtcgtagtagtagtagtattagtagtagtagtagtgtagtagtagtagtagtagtggtggtggtagtagtagtagttagtagtagtagtagtcgtagtagtagtagtaataatagtagtagtagtaagtagtagtagtagtaataatagtagtagtagtagttgtaataatagtagtagtagtagtagtaagtagtagtagtagtcgtagtagtagtagtagtggtggtagtagtagtagtaataatagtagtagtagtatagtagtagtaagtagtagtagtagtagtcgtagtagtagtagtagtagtaataatagtagtagtagtaagtagtagtagtagtagaagtagtagtagtagtatagtatagtagtagtagtagttgtaataatagtagtagtagtattagtagtagtagtagtggtggtggtagtagtagtagtagttgtaataatagtagtagtagtaataatagtagtagtagtagtcgtagtagtagtagtattagtagtagtagtagttgtaataatagtagtagtagtaataatagtagtagtagtagtagtagtagtagtagtagtagtagtagtagtagtagtagtagtagtagtagtagtagtagtagtagtagtagtagtagtagtagtagtaagtgtagtagtagtagtagtagtagtagtagtagtagtagtagtagtagtagtagtagtagtatagtagtagtagtagtagtagtagtagtagtagtagtagtagtagtagtagtagtagtagtagtagtagtagtagtagtagtagtagtagtagtagtagtagtagtagtagtagtagtagtagtagtagtagtagtagtagtagtagtagtagtagtagtagtagtagtagtagtagtagtagtagtgtagtagtagtagtagtagtaggtagtagtagtagtagtaagtagtagtagtagtagtagtagtagtagtagtagtagtagtagtagtaatagtagtagtagtagagtagtagtagtagtagtagtagtagtagtagtagtagtagtagtagtagtagtagtagtagtagtagtagtaatagtagtacgtagtagtagtagtagtagtagtagtagtagtagtagtagtagtagtagtagtagtagtagtagtagtagtagtagtagtagtagtagtagtagtagtagtagtagtagtagtagtagtagtagtagtagtagtagtagtagtagtagtagtagtagtagtagtagtagtagtagtagtagtagtagtagtagtagcagtagtagtagtagatagtagtagtagtagtagtagtagtagtagtagtagtagtagtagtagtagtagtagtagtagtagtagtagtagtagtagtagtagtagtagtagtaggtagtagtagaagtagtagtagtagtcgtagtaatgtagtagtagtagtagtagtagtagtagtagtagtagtagtagtagtagtagtagtagtagtagtagtagtagtagtagtagtagtagttagtagtagtagtagtagtagtagtagtagtagtagtagtagtagtagtagtagtagtagtagtagtagtagtatagtagtagtagtagtatagtagtagtagtagtagtagtagtagtagtagtagtagtaagtagtagtagtagtagtagtagtagtagtagtagtagtagtagtagtagtagtagtagtagtagtagtagtagtagtagtagtagtagtagtagtagtagtagtagtagtagtagtagtatagtagtagtagtagtagtagtagtagtagtagtagtagtagtagtagtagtagtatagtagtagtagtagtagtagtagtagtagtagtagtagtagtagtagtagtagtagtagtagtagtagtagtagtagtagtagtagtagtagtagtagtagtagtagtagtagtagtagtagtagtagtagtagtagtagtagtagtagtagtagtagtagtagtagtagtagtagtagtagtagtagtagtagtagtagtagtagtagtagtagtagtagtagtagtagtaagtagtagtagtagtagtagtagtagtagtagtagtagtagtaaagtagtagtagtagtagtagtagtagtagtggtagtagtagtagtagtagtagtagtagtagtagtagtagtagtagtagtagtagtagtagtagtagtagtagtagtagtagtagtagtagtaatagtagtagttagtaagtagtagtagtagtagtaagtagtagtagtagtagtagtagtagtaatagtagtagtattagtagtagtagtagtagtagtagtagtagtagtatagtagtagtagtagtagtagtagtagtagtagctagtagtagtagtagtagtaatagtagtagtagtagtagtagtagtagtagtatagtagtagtagtagtagtagtagtagtagtagtagtagtagtagtagtagtagtagtagtagtaatagtagtagtagtaagtagtagtagtagtaataatagtagtagtagtaataatagtagtagtagttgtaataatagtagtagtagtaagtagtagtagtagtaataatagtagtagtagttgtagtagtgttgTACTAATATTACTAATAGtacattggtagtagtagtagttgtagtagtagtagtggtggtagtagtagtaagtagtagtagtagtagaagtagtagtagtagtggtggtagtagtagtaagtagtagtagtagtggtggtagtagtagtagttgtaataatagtagtagtagttgtagtagtgttgTACTAATATTACTAATAGtacattggtagtagtagtagttgtagtagtagttgtagtagtagttgtagtagtagtagtgtagtagtagtagtgtagtagtagtagtagaagtagtagtagtagttgtagtagtagtagtgtagtagtagtagtaataatagtagtagtagtagtagtagtagtagtagtagtagtagtatagtagtagtagtagtagtagtagtagtagttagtagtagtaatgtacgttaagttagtaatagtagtagtgtaatacgtagtagtagtagtagtagtagtagtagtagtgtgttagtatgtagtagtagtagtattaagtagtagtagtagtagtagtagtagtagtagtagtagtagtagtaatagtagtagtagtagtaagtagttgtagtagtagtagtagtaggtagtaggtagtagtcgtagtagtagtagtagtagtaatagaagtagtagtagtaagtagtagtagtagtaatgtagtagtagtagtagtagtagtagtaattaatagtagtagtagtagtaagtagtagtagtagtagtagtagtagtagtagtagtagtagtagtagtgtaagtagtagtagtagtagtagtagtagtagtagtagtaataatagtagtagtagtagtagtagtagtagtaataatagtagtagtagtagtagtagtagtagtagtagtagtagtagtagtagtagtaataatagtagtatagtagtagtagtagtagtagtagtagtagtaatagtagtagtagtagtagtagtagtagtagtagtagtagtagtagtagtagtatagtagtagtagtagtagtagtagtagtagtaatagtagtagtaggtagtagtagtagtagtagtaatagtagtagtagtagtagtagtagtagtagtaatagtagtagtagtagtagtagtagtagtagtaatagtagtagtagtagtagtagtagtagtagtagtagtaataatagtagtagtagtagtagtagtagtagtagtagtagtagtagtagtagtagtagtaagtagtagtagtagtagtagtagtagtaagtagtagtagtagtagtagtagtagtagtagtagtagtagtagtagtagtagtagtagtagtagtagtagtagtagtagtcgtagtagtagtagtaataatagtagtagtagtagtaagtagtagtagtagtaataatagtagtagtagttgtagtagtgttgTACTAATATTACTAATAGtacattggtagtagtagtagttgtagtagtagtagtgtagtagtagtagtagtagtggtggtagtagtagtagtaataatagtagtagtagttgtagtagtagttgtagtagtgttgTACTAATATTACTAATAGtacattggtagtagtagtagtaataatagtagtagtagttgtagtagtagtagtaataatagtagtagtagtaataatagtagtagtagtaataatagtagtagtagttgtaataatagtagtagtagtagtagttgtagtagtagtagtatagtagtatagtagtagtagtagtcgtagtagtagtagtaataatagtagtagtagtaagtagtagtagtagtatagtatagtagtagtaagtagtagtagtagtagttgtaataatagtagtagtagtagtagtagtagttgtaataatagtagtagtagtagtagtagtagtagtagtagtagtagtagtagtaataatagtagtagtagtagtagtagtagtagtagtagtagtagtagtagtagtagtagtaataatagtagtagtagtagtagtaataatagtagtagtagtagtagtagtaataatagtagtagtagtagtagtagtagtagtagtagtagtagtagtagtagtagtagtagtagtggtggtagtagtagtagtaataataataataataatagtagtagtagtagtagtagtagtagtagtagtagtagtagtaataatagtagtagtagtagtagtagtagtagtagtagtagtagtggtagtagtagtagtagtagtagtagtagtagtagtagtagtagtagtagtagtagtagtagtagtagtagtagtagtagtagtagtagtagtagtagtagtagtagtagtagtagtagtagtagtagtagtagtagtagtagtagtagtagtagtagtagtagtagtagtagtagtggtcgtggtagtagtagtagtagtagtagtagtagtagtagtagtagtagtagtaacagtggtagtagtagtagttgtagtagtgttgTACTAATATTACTAATAGtacattggtagtagtagtagtatcagtagcagGAGTAGCACTAGCAGTAGTTGtgttgtagtagtagcaatagtagtagtatttgtcATTATAGCACTTAATTCAATCATCTATTAAAAGCCAGTGTAGCcatggagccacacacacacacagacacacattaccCCCAGCCATAAAATGCCTGGCCGGCATCTCAGTAACGCTGATGAGTTGGCAAAAGTACCCAAAACGCTGATCAGGTCTGACCCCCTCCCACCCGTTGTTGCATCCAGTAAATTTGTCTCCCCTCTTCTGTGGTGAATATTTCTGCCACTGGTTCAACCTGGGGAGTGGACAGACTCGTGTCTGGTGTactgtgaggtgtggggtgacgCGAGTACGTGGTCGGGTACTCTGTAGGGGTAAGGGGTAAGTTAGACACAAGGGTCGGGTACCGCCTTAGACAGGAAAATGTTGCCCTATTtggtggggaggagcagcagaataCAGCGGTGGAGGTCACCGTCGTCGTCAGGACGAAAGGATGGATGATGGATAGTCGAGTGAGGGAGTCGTAAGTGGGAGGGCTAGAGGCAAGGGAGACAGCGTGATGGAcaggaagggtggagggaaaaggaaagaggacacagacgaggagggaaagggaagaggagagtgtCTATCTCTTTGTTGAGGATAAGCACCTGAACTCTGGAACTTGGCCTCCTATACCAGCCTGTGCAAACCCTGCCCGGACCAGCTATGCCTGGACCAGCTATGCCTGAGACAGCCCAGTCCAGTCCAACTTAAGTCAGCGGAGCTAATCCTTGTCTCACTCAGGCTGCTCTAGCCTAATATCAGCCTAAGCTCTGGCCTAATCCAGCCAAGCCCAGACCAAATTATTCCAATCCAGCCCAGCTTAGCCAAGCCCCATCTAGCCAAGGCCCAACTAGTCTGGCAAGCTCTGTCCAGCCCAACTCAGCCCAGCTCAGCTCAGACAAGACAAGACCAGCCCATCCTAACCCAACCAAGCTCAACCATGACCAAGGTAGGCAGTCAGAGTGTCAAATGGAAGAGAAATTCCAATAACACCACCAGAAGACCCACAAGAGACAGTGAAGGGCAACAACTTTGAAAATAAATGCAGTGCTGTGattgaagaaaaaatgaagaaaagtgtTGTGATCAATAGatgaaagaaaactgaataaaaaCAGTTAATATGTATCTATACAAGCATATATTCTGTCTATACTCACTAGTTTTCCACTATGTGGAAATTTGtgtgagaagaggaaagtgaaagtTAATGAGACTTAGAGAAAGATTATGAAGTCTAGCTGGGTgttgggtgtgtttgaatggagtaaagttGGAGGTAGTGTAGTAGTGA is a genomic window of Panulirus ornatus isolate Po-2019 chromosome 72, ASM3632096v1, whole genome shotgun sequence containing:
- the LOC139748082 gene encoding uncharacterized protein, yielding MKELRDEGTCGTRGTRNETDPSELYGKLSRKREEPKRRMDTTSSSRSSSSISSSSSCNNSSSSNNSSSSSSSSSSSSSSSSSSSSSSSSSSSSSSSSSSKCSSSSSIRSSSSSSSSSSSSSSSSSSSSSSSSSSSSSSSSSSSSSSSSSSSSSSSSSSSSSSSSSSSSSSSSSSSSSR